In a genomic window of Nocardia fluminea:
- a CDS encoding sterol desaturase family protein: MPKFTRPLIRYGCAPAMLLGINGAGIALVAGGANKAWLLVLLIAAIALSFAAERLLPYRDDWNSPQGDTGRDTAHAFVNETLILASVVAIPALAALVPGDGIWPGSWPFVVQVLVAILVADLGITAAHFASHKIAVLWRFHAVHHSVTRFYGLNGLMKHPLHQAIEMTAGVTPLLLAGIPVPVAAALSLAVAVQLLLQHSNADYRVGPIRHILALNEGHRFHHLKWAGIGDVNFGLFTLIWDHLARTYSYDPARRFSSTDLGMAAKPDYPVTYLAQLGEPFTRHGACQFTGETTGTLDKVEQVKRA; this comes from the coding sequence ATGCCAAAGTTCACTCGACCTCTCATCCGCTACGGTTGCGCACCGGCGATGCTGCTCGGTATCAACGGTGCCGGGATCGCCCTGGTCGCGGGCGGTGCGAACAAAGCCTGGCTGCTGGTGCTGCTGATTGCGGCGATCGCTTTGTCGTTCGCCGCGGAACGCTTGTTGCCCTATCGGGACGACTGGAACAGCCCGCAGGGCGACACCGGCCGCGATACCGCCCACGCCTTCGTCAACGAAACCCTGATCCTCGCCAGCGTCGTCGCGATCCCCGCCCTGGCCGCGCTCGTGCCCGGTGACGGAATATGGCCGGGCAGTTGGCCGTTCGTTGTCCAGGTGCTGGTTGCGATACTGGTCGCGGACCTCGGCATCACCGCCGCCCACTTCGCCAGCCACAAGATCGCGGTGCTGTGGCGGTTTCACGCCGTGCACCACAGCGTCACCCGCTTCTACGGACTCAACGGCCTGATGAAACATCCACTGCACCAAGCCATCGAGATGACCGCTGGTGTCACCCCGCTGCTGTTGGCCGGGATCCCGGTTCCGGTAGCCGCCGCGCTGTCGCTGGCCGTGGCGGTGCAGTTGCTGCTGCAGCACTCCAACGCCGACTACCGCGTCGGCCCGATCAGGCACATCCTGGCCCTCAACGAAGGCCACCGCTTCCATCACCTCAAGTGGGCGGGGATCGGCGACGTCAATTTCGGCCTGTTCACTCTGATCTGGGACCACCTCGCGCGCACATACAGCTACGATCCCGCTCGCCGATTCAGCAGCACAGATCTCGGCATGGCCGCCAAACCCGACTATCCAGTCACCTACCTGGCCCAACTCGGTGAGCCGTTCACTCGCCATG
- a CDS encoding AraC family transcriptional regulator — protein MTSRWLGGVVMTPGLMAFTGDIGDTAAHSHAAVQVLLVTSGEVCLIDAAGRAARAEWAIIPPGARHEVRAGPATKGFIAYLDSADIVGRAALARLDGLPLDEVTSWIAAATPRSIIVAAQRNSEVRPPIRSSHEVVTRALRFAVESVGGPPSLGDLAAAVTMSPSRLSHLFAEHMGLPYATWRRWTRLQLAVGTVRAGGTLTEAAHAAGFTDSAHLTNTCRDLFGITPTEALIASGWRPPPGA, from the coding sequence ATGACCTCGCGCTGGCTCGGCGGCGTTGTCATGACGCCGGGTCTGATGGCGTTTACCGGCGATATCGGTGACACCGCGGCCCATTCGCACGCCGCGGTGCAGGTCCTGCTGGTCACCTCCGGCGAGGTGTGCTTGATCGATGCCGCCGGGCGCGCGGCACGCGCGGAGTGGGCGATCATTCCACCCGGTGCTCGCCACGAGGTTCGAGCCGGTCCCGCAACCAAAGGATTCATCGCTTACCTCGATTCCGCCGACATCGTCGGCCGCGCAGCTCTCGCCCGCCTGGACGGACTACCGCTCGACGAGGTGACGAGCTGGATCGCTGCTGCCACGCCTCGCAGCATTATTGTTGCGGCACAAAGGAATTCGGAGGTTCGTCCGCCGATTCGATCCTCGCACGAGGTGGTGACCCGAGCCTTGCGTTTCGCGGTGGAGTCGGTGGGCGGGCCGCCGTCCCTGGGTGATCTCGCCGCGGCGGTCACAATGTCACCGAGCCGGTTGTCGCACTTGTTCGCCGAGCACATGGGACTGCCGTACGCGACGTGGCGACGCTGGACTCGCCTGCAGTTGGCGGTCGGCACCGTGCGGGCGGGTGGAACATTGACCGAGGCCGCGCACGCCGCGGGTTTCACCGACAGCGCCCATCTGACCAATACCTGCCGCGACCTGTTCGGTATCACTCCCACCGAAGCGCTCATCGCCTCAGGCTGGCGACCACCGCCCGGAGCATAG
- a CDS encoding cytochrome c biogenesis CcdA family protein, which translates to MNTAELAQGIGASFQTAAATGPLLLALAACMVAGLVSFASPCVVPLVPGYLSYLAGVSGADVGVDDRGSAGDRWRVAGAAGLFVAGFTVVFVLATASVFGVIGALRINEDLLQRIGGVITIVMGLTFVGFIPALQKDTRFAPVRISSLAGAPLLGGVFGLGWTPCLGPTLAGVLSVAAGTEGTTAARGVALIVAYCVGLGSPFIILGFGSAKALRGVGWLRRYSRTIQVAGGVMLILVGAALVSGVWAVFVGWLRNEFVTSVVLPI; encoded by the coding sequence GTGAATACCGCAGAGCTGGCACAGGGGATAGGCGCCAGTTTTCAGACCGCAGCCGCGACAGGGCCACTGCTGCTCGCCCTCGCGGCCTGCATGGTGGCTGGTCTGGTCTCGTTCGCGTCGCCGTGTGTGGTGCCGTTGGTCCCCGGATATCTGTCCTATCTCGCCGGTGTTTCCGGCGCCGATGTGGGCGTCGATGATCGAGGCTCGGCCGGGGATCGGTGGCGGGTGGCCGGTGCGGCGGGGTTGTTCGTCGCCGGGTTCACCGTCGTGTTCGTCCTCGCCACCGCGTCGGTCTTCGGTGTGATCGGAGCACTGCGGATCAACGAAGATCTGCTCCAACGCATCGGCGGGGTGATCACGATCGTGATGGGACTGACGTTTGTCGGGTTCATACCGGCGCTGCAGAAGGACACCCGCTTCGCCCCGGTGCGGATCTCCTCGCTCGCTGGTGCGCCGCTGCTCGGGGGAGTGTTCGGGTTGGGCTGGACGCCGTGTCTGGGACCGACTCTGGCAGGGGTTCTCTCGGTCGCGGCCGGAACCGAGGGCACGACCGCTGCTCGGGGCGTGGCGCTGATCGTCGCTTATTGCGTCGGGCTCGGATCGCCGTTCATCATTCTCGGTTTCGGGTCCGCGAAAGCTCTGCGTGGTGTCGGGTGGCTGCGCCGATATTCCCGGACAATCCAGGTCGCCGGTGGGGTCATGCTGATCCTGGTGGGTGCGGCGCTGGTCAGCGGTGTGTGGGCCGTGTTCGTCGGCTGGCTGCGCAACGAATTCGTCACCTCGGTGGTGCTGCCGATATGA
- a CDS encoding vitamin K epoxide reductase family protein: MPHSPSELATPAETTAGGREPFPRLLPWLLLIGGLLGTVAASVLTVEKMARLQNPDYVPSCSLNPIVSCGSVMDSPQGAVFGFPNPVLGIAGFAVVTTVGAGLLAGARFQRWFWLGLQAGAGFGVVFVHWLIYQTLYNIGALCPYCMVVWVVTVPIFGYVTVRNVVVGDLPVPAAARRLADVAVGYHGVALTIWALTIVALIGIRFWSYWSTLL; this comes from the coding sequence ATGCCGCACTCGCCAAGTGAGCTCGCCACGCCCGCAGAGACGACGGCGGGTGGCCGGGAGCCTTTTCCACGGTTGTTGCCCTGGCTGCTGCTGATCGGTGGTCTGCTCGGCACGGTGGCCGCGAGCGTGCTCACCGTGGAGAAAATGGCGCGACTGCAAAACCCTGACTATGTACCGAGCTGCAGTCTGAACCCGATCGTGTCCTGCGGGTCTGTCATGGACAGCCCGCAAGGGGCGGTGTTCGGATTCCCCAACCCTGTGCTGGGAATCGCCGGGTTCGCGGTGGTCACCACCGTCGGCGCCGGGCTGCTGGCCGGCGCACGGTTCCAGCGCTGGTTCTGGCTGGGATTGCAAGCCGGCGCCGGCTTCGGCGTGGTGTTCGTGCACTGGTTGATCTACCAGACCCTCTACAACATCGGCGCCCTGTGCCCTTACTGCATGGTGGTCTGGGTGGTGACCGTCCCGATATTCGGCTACGTGACCGTGCGCAACGTGGTTGTCGGTGACCTCCCCGTCCCTGCTGCCGCGCGTCGACTCGCTGACGTCGCGGTTGGCTACCACGGGGTGGCGCTGACCATCTGGGCCCTCACCATCGTCGCGTTGATCGGCATCCGCTTCTGGAGTTACTGGAGCACGCTGCTGTGA
- a CDS encoding DsbA family protein, whose translation MISAAIVAVFLVVAAAIVAINSGSDKDQPVAGAGTENLLVRDNSHRAGPAGDGKVTLVEFLDFECEACGAAFPFVEQLRETYSGRVTFVVRYFPIPSHFNAERAARAVEAAAGQGAFEAMYKKMYETQTEWAEQRVPKDDVFRGYASDLGLNMTQWDSAYNDPATLQRIKDDVADGRTLGVQGTPTFFLNGEKLQPRSAEDFIQAIDAALAK comes from the coding sequence ATGATCTCGGCGGCGATCGTTGCCGTCTTCCTCGTGGTAGCCGCGGCGATCGTCGCGATCAACTCCGGCTCCGACAAGGATCAGCCGGTCGCGGGTGCCGGTACGGAGAACCTGCTTGTCCGCGACAACAGTCACCGGGCCGGGCCTGCCGGTGACGGCAAGGTCACGCTGGTGGAATTTCTCGACTTCGAGTGCGAAGCCTGTGGAGCGGCGTTCCCCTTTGTGGAGCAACTGCGCGAAACCTACAGCGGACGAGTGACATTCGTCGTGCGCTACTTCCCGATTCCCTCGCACTTCAACGCCGAACGCGCGGCGCGGGCGGTGGAAGCCGCCGCGGGGCAGGGTGCGTTCGAAGCGATGTACAAGAAGATGTATGAAACGCAGACCGAGTGGGCCGAGCAACGTGTTCCGAAGGACGACGTCTTTCGTGGCTACGCAAGCGACCTCGGGTTGAACATGACCCAATGGGACAGCGCCTACAACGATCCTGCCACCCTGCAACGGATCAAGGATGACGTCGCCGACGGCCGAACCCTCGGGGTTCAGGGGACACCCACCTTCTTCCTCAATGGCGAAAAGCTGCAGCCGCGGTCCGCCGAAGACTTCATTCAGGCCATCGATGCCGCACTCGCCAAGTGA
- a CDS encoding class I SAM-dependent methyltransferase, translated as MQQPSIDRIAAVFDRNATRYDRQIGAFERWMLGNARGWAVGHAKGRVLELAVGTGLNLPRYGGEVEQVIGVDVSRGVLDIAGQRPHRPDLAVQLRLGDVQDLDVPDASIDTVVSTYSFCTIPDPGRACAQAYRALIPGGVFVLAEHGPSTSAPARLLMRLAEPMSVRFGADHLLRDPIPYLEAAGFVITESRRSGRGGITFRVLAHKPVARVDAHRQ; from the coding sequence ATGCAGCAGCCGAGTATCGACCGCATCGCAGCGGTCTTCGACAGAAATGCCACACGCTATGACCGCCAGATCGGTGCGTTCGAACGGTGGATGCTCGGCAACGCGCGTGGCTGGGCCGTGGGCCACGCCAAGGGCCGGGTCCTCGAACTCGCCGTGGGTACAGGGTTGAATCTGCCCCGATACGGAGGCGAGGTCGAGCAAGTCATCGGCGTCGACGTCTCTCGAGGTGTGCTCGATATCGCCGGGCAGCGCCCACATCGCCCGGACCTGGCCGTACAGCTGCGTCTGGGCGACGTGCAGGACCTGGATGTGCCTGACGCCAGCATCGACACCGTGGTCTCGACCTATAGTTTCTGCACGATCCCCGACCCCGGACGGGCCTGTGCGCAGGCTTACCGGGCCCTGATCCCGGGTGGAGTGTTCGTGCTCGCCGAACACGGGCCGTCCACCTCCGCACCGGCGCGGCTGTTGATGCGATTGGCTGAGCCGATGAGCGTTCGGTTCGGCGCCGACCACCTGCTGCGTGACCCGATTCCCTACTTGGAAGCTGCCGGATTCGTGATCACCGAATCGCGGCGCAGCGGGCGTGGGGGGATTACGTTCCGGGTCCTGGCGCACAAGCCTGTCGCACGCGTGGACGCCCACCGCCAGTAG
- a CDS encoding IS3 family transposase (programmed frameshift), which translates to MPAKYDEATKAKAVRLVVDHRDDYDSEWAAMKAVSARLGMTAETLRKWVRQAAVDTGDAEGMTTEAARTIREQKRKIAELEQTIEILSAATFFLRAGERPATAVVCAFIAEHRARFGVVPICRALTAHGVKIAPRTFHAWVRRAPSKRALWDTTLTEVLAGHYEPDERGRRTPESLYGAAKMWAYLQRRGIPVARCTVERLMRINGWKGVVRRKKVRTTEPDPAASRAPDLVDRQFRVPAPNMLLVADFTYVRLASGVFVYTAFVIDAYAGRILGWECSTSKHTAFVEKAIRQAVALRAREGHPIGGAIHHSDAGSQYTAVKLGETLALSDLRPSIGSVGDAYDNALAETTIGLYKTEAIRDDSPFRRGPLTRIADVEFLTADWVGWFNQSRIMHRLGRRPPAEHEAEYYSLHAEQPAGDR; encoded by the exons ATGCCTGCGAAGTACGACGAAGCGACCAAAGCCAAGGCCGTCCGGCTGGTCGTCGATCACCGCGACGACTACGACAGCGAGTGGGCCGCGATGAAAGCGGTCTCCGCGAGGCTGGGAATGACCGCGGAAACCCTGCGTAAATGGGTGCGCCAAGCCGCGGTCGACACCGGTGACGCCGAGGGGATGACCACGGAGGCGGCGCGGACGATTCGTGAGCAGAAACGTAAGATCGCAGAACTCGAGCAAACCATCGAAATCTTGTCTGCGGCAACGT TCTTTCTTCGCGCGGGCGAACGACCCGCGACAGCGGTAGTTTGCGCGTTCATCGCCGAGCATCGGGCTCGGTTCGGGGTCGTTCCGATCTGCCGTGCGCTGACTGCGCACGGCGTCAAGATCGCCCCGAGAACTTTCCATGCCTGGGTGCGGCGGGCGCCGTCGAAACGGGCGCTGTGGGACACCACCCTCACCGAGGTCCTTGCCGGGCATTACGAGCCCGACGAGCGGGGCCGGCGGACGCCGGAGTCGTTGTATGGGGCGGCGAAGATGTGGGCTTACCTGCAAAGACGCGGCATTCCGGTTGCTCGGTGCACGGTGGAACGGCTGATGCGCATCAACGGATGGAAAGGTGTTGTGCGACGCAAGAAGGTCCGCACCACCGAACCGGACCCGGCCGCGTCGCGGGCGCCGGACCTGGTCGACCGCCAGTTCCGGGTCCCGGCACCGAACATGCTGCTCGTCGCCGACTTCACCTATGTCCGGCTGGCAAGTGGCGTGTTCGTCTACACCGCGTTCGTCATCGATGCCTACGCAGGCCGGATCCTGGGCTGGGAATGCTCGACCAGCAAACACACCGCGTTCGTGGAGAAAGCGATCCGGCAAGCGGTCGCGCTGCGGGCCCGCGAAGGCCATCCGATCGGTGGAGCGATACATCATTCCGATGCGGGATCTCAATACACAGCGGTGAAACTTGGTGAGACACTGGCACTTTCGGATCTACGTCCGTCGATCGGGTCGGTTGGTGATGCCTACGATAATGCGCTGGCCGAGACCACGATCGGACTCTACAAGACCGAGGCGATTCGCGATGATTCCCCGTTCCGGCGGGGCCCGCTGACTCGGATCGCCGACGTCGAGTTCCTCACCGCGGACTGGGTCGGTTGGTTCAACCAGTCCCGGATCATGCACCGCCTCGGCCGGCGACCACCGGCCGAACACGAAGCCGAATACTATTCACTTCACGCCGAGCAACCGGCTGGAGACAGATAA
- a CDS encoding DUF302 domain-containing protein, whose amino-acid sequence MELALSTTLRIDFDDAVDAVRAALAEQGFGVLTDIDMAATLKAKLDHDMEDYRILGACNPPLAHRAVDIDRQIGLLLPCNVVVRRDVDDPTLIRVEAMNPELMVEVTGDPQLRPVAAEATARLTAALATLDRDA is encoded by the coding sequence ATGGAACTCGCCCTGTCGACCACGTTACGTATCGACTTCGACGATGCCGTGGACGCTGTGCGTGCTGCGTTGGCCGAGCAAGGATTCGGTGTGCTCACCGACATCGATATGGCAGCCACGTTGAAGGCCAAACTCGACCACGACATGGAGGATTACCGCATCCTCGGCGCCTGCAACCCGCCGCTGGCACACCGGGCGGTCGACATCGACCGCCAGATCGGCCTATTGCTTCCCTGCAACGTCGTGGTGCGCCGCGACGTCGACGACCCCACCCTGATCCGCGTCGAAGCCATGAACCCCGAGCTCATGGTCGAGGTCACCGGCGACCCACAACTCCGTCCCGTCGCCGCGGAGGCCACCGCCCGATTGACTGCCGCACTCGCGACCCTCGACCGGGACGCCTGA
- a CDS encoding YgaP-like transmembrane domain: MPLLAGVLVLAGTAAAATISAWWLIVPTLVGANLLLYSAVGWCPATLLMRRAGIASGACPPART; encoded by the coding sequence GTGCCACTACTGGCCGGGGTTCTGGTTCTCGCCGGTACCGCGGCCGCCGCGACGATATCGGCGTGGTGGCTGATCGTGCCGACACTCGTCGGCGCGAACCTGCTGCTCTACAGCGCGGTGGGCTGGTGCCCGGCCACGCTGCTCATGCGCCGCGCCGGTATCGCCTCCGGCGCCTGCCCACCAGCCCGTACCTGA
- a CDS encoding IS3 family transposase — translation MRFVNEYPQHPVELVLRVLGIASSTYYGWLRQAKAPSRRKLADQELLAEIVDIHTSSGGTYGSPRVHAMLARRGFSVGRKRVERLMRSAGLQGAFLRKKWRLGSTRQDRRAAPAPDLVNRDFTAGEPDRLWVADATRIVCGEGVFWLAAVRDAFSNRIVGWKCSDRCDTELVLGALEYAVWTRDVRDGQLVHHSDRGSTYTAIRFANRLADNGIAQSMGSVGDSYDNALMENFFSTLKTELVYRNSWRTREDAENALFAYIDGWYNTQRIQKRLGWQSPDEYEASYHGQVPAGTR, via the coding sequence GTGCGGTTCGTCAATGAATATCCGCAGCACCCGGTCGAGCTCGTATTACGGGTTCTGGGGATCGCGTCCTCGACGTATTACGGCTGGTTGCGGCAGGCGAAGGCGCCGTCACGGCGGAAACTGGCCGACCAAGAGCTGCTGGCTGAGATCGTCGATATCCATACCAGCTCCGGCGGGACTTACGGGTCGCCGCGGGTTCACGCGATGCTGGCCCGGCGCGGGTTCTCGGTCGGCCGCAAACGCGTTGAGCGGTTGATGCGGAGTGCGGGTTTGCAGGGCGCGTTCCTGCGGAAGAAGTGGCGGCTGGGCTCGACCCGACAGGATCGGCGTGCCGCCCCAGCTCCAGATCTGGTCAACCGGGACTTCACTGCCGGCGAGCCGGACCGGCTGTGGGTCGCCGATGCCACCCGCATCGTCTGCGGCGAGGGTGTGTTCTGGCTGGCCGCGGTCCGGGACGCGTTCTCGAACCGAATCGTGGGCTGGAAGTGCTCGGACCGTTGTGACACCGAGCTGGTTCTCGGCGCTCTCGAGTACGCGGTCTGGACCCGCGATGTTCGTGACGGGCAGCTCGTCCATCATTCCGATCGCGGGTCGACCTACACGGCAATCCGGTTCGCTAACCGGTTGGCAGACAACGGGATAGCGCAATCCATGGGTTCAGTCGGAGACAGCTACGACAACGCTCTCATGGAGAACTTCTTCTCCACTCTGAAGACCGAGTTGGTGTATCGGAACAGTTGGCGGACAAGGGAAGACGCCGAGAACGCCTTGTTCGCCTACATCGATGGCTGGTACAACACCCAGCGGATCCAGAAGAGGCTGGGTTGGCAGTCACCCGACGAGTACGAAGCCAGCTACCATGGCCAGGTTCCAGCCGGAACCAGGTAA
- a CDS encoding transposase has translation MAAPKKYPDELRARAVRLYRESDPKPTIRKLAEQLGVHHEALRNWIRQAEADAGHRHDRPTTDMAEENKQLRKRVAELERVNAVLRDASAYFASELGQTRR, from the coding sequence GTGGCAGCACCGAAGAAATATCCGGACGAGTTGAGAGCTCGAGCCGTGCGGTTGTATCGAGAGTCCGATCCCAAGCCGACGATCCGGAAGCTCGCCGAGCAACTCGGGGTGCATCACGAGGCATTGCGGAACTGGATCCGCCAAGCCGAAGCCGATGCCGGCCACCGCCACGACCGCCCGACGACCGACATGGCCGAGGAGAACAAGCAACTCCGTAAACGAGTCGCCGAGCTGGAGCGGGTCAACGCTGTATTGCGTGATGCGAGTGCGTATTTCGCCTCGGAGCTCGGCCAGACCCGGCGGTGA
- a CDS encoding metal-sensitive transcriptional regulator: protein MVGDEDSINQVLNRLRRASGQLTGVIAMIEQGRDCKDVVTQLAAVSRALDRAGFKILATGLRECLDASKDSGDPLTVAELEKLFLALA, encoded by the coding sequence GTGGTCGGCGACGAAGACAGCATCAATCAGGTTCTCAACCGGCTGCGCCGCGCGAGCGGTCAGCTCACCGGGGTGATCGCCATGATCGAGCAGGGACGTGACTGCAAAGACGTGGTCACCCAGCTCGCGGCGGTTTCCCGTGCCCTGGACCGGGCCGGGTTCAAGATCCTGGCCACCGGATTACGCGAATGCCTCGATGCCTCGAAGGATTCCGGGGACCCGTTGACCGTCGCCGAACTCGAAAAACTGTTCCTCGCCCTCGCCTGA
- a CDS encoding MMPL family transporter, translating to MTETTVQPPSTAGSGRTGALARLGSVMAGRARVVVGVWLLVLIALGSAAPSVFSSLAGAGWQANGSESVQVRELAQQHFGGNSSAAVQVVVHSDTAQVSDPQMQAVLDEASAVFAGDPRFGAVLEPQPGMSISPDGNTGILIAGANASADDMVRAVDEHKAALTGLSGDGVEVYPTGASALWSDFNKANHDAMIQAELFSWPITLLIMVLAFGSLVAAGLPLLLTVAGLVASAGGLVLLNQVTPISVWAMNFAMMFALALGIDYALFMVARFRDALSKTADAHRAVAETMATAGKAVVLSGLTVLVSLSAVLLVPAPAVRTMAVGIMLAVAFVLAATLTLLPAALGALGGRINAAALPYATRQQHRSPRFARWGQLLHDRPWPFAIAGAGVLIVLALPVLGLKVAMPSIQVVPEQAPVRQGYELVQRQLGEGAPGALQIITPADQADSTAEAAAGAGIAMVTPGQSAVDGSGWVMMQALPAMDPSDERMSAVLDGLRDRLPDQAMVGGAPAENLDLQQALNDYLPIVISVILVLGFVLLLVALQAPLIAALGTLVSLGSTAAAFGVAKLIFQDGHGAGLLGFTPQGFLDGWGPVFFFAMIFAIAMDYTVFLLASAKEQFEHTGDARTAAVEGLAHSGRVIFAAAAVMVAVFFTFALAEPLPPKEMGIILGVAVLLDALVVRLVLLPVILRLTGRAAWWSPAWLGRVLPRISFAHH from the coding sequence ATGACGGAGACAACGGTGCAGCCGCCGAGCACGGCTGGGTCCGGCCGAACAGGTGCGCTGGCGCGGCTGGGGTCGGTGATGGCCGGTCGTGCCAGAGTGGTGGTCGGGGTGTGGCTGCTGGTGCTCATTGCGCTGGGTTCTGCCGCGCCGAGTGTGTTCAGTTCGTTGGCAGGTGCGGGGTGGCAGGCCAACGGTTCGGAATCGGTGCAGGTCCGGGAATTGGCTCAGCAGCATTTCGGCGGTAATTCTTCGGCGGCGGTGCAGGTGGTGGTGCATTCCGATACCGCGCAGGTCTCCGATCCGCAGATGCAGGCGGTGCTGGATGAGGCTTCGGCGGTGTTCGCCGGTGACCCTCGGTTCGGGGCCGTGCTGGAACCGCAGCCGGGGATGAGTATCAGCCCGGACGGGAATACCGGGATCCTGATTGCGGGAGCGAACGCGTCAGCCGACGACATGGTGCGTGCTGTGGACGAACACAAGGCGGCATTGACCGGGCTCTCCGGTGACGGTGTCGAGGTGTATCCCACTGGCGCTTCGGCGTTGTGGAGTGATTTCAACAAGGCCAACCACGACGCGATGATTCAGGCGGAGCTGTTCTCGTGGCCGATCACTCTGCTGATCATGGTCCTGGCGTTCGGCTCGCTGGTCGCGGCAGGGTTACCGTTGTTGTTGACTGTTGCCGGGCTGGTGGCGTCGGCCGGTGGCCTGGTGTTGCTGAATCAGGTGACCCCGATCTCGGTGTGGGCAATGAACTTCGCGATGATGTTCGCCCTCGCGCTGGGCATCGACTACGCGCTGTTCATGGTCGCCCGGTTCCGTGATGCGCTGAGCAAGACCGCTGATGCGCACAGGGCGGTCGCCGAGACAATGGCCACCGCAGGTAAGGCCGTGGTGTTGTCGGGTCTGACTGTGCTGGTGAGCCTTTCGGCGGTGCTGCTGGTCCCGGCACCGGCGGTGCGGACGATGGCGGTGGGGATCATGCTCGCGGTCGCGTTCGTTCTGGCCGCGACGCTGACGTTGTTGCCGGCGGCGCTCGGCGCGCTCGGCGGGCGGATCAATGCTGCGGCGTTGCCGTACGCGACCCGTCAGCAGCACCGTTCACCGCGGTTCGCACGATGGGGACAGTTGCTCCACGACCGACCGTGGCCGTTCGCGATCGCCGGGGCGGGAGTGCTGATCGTGCTGGCGCTGCCGGTTCTCGGGTTGAAGGTGGCGATGCCCTCGATCCAGGTGGTGCCCGAGCAGGCACCCGTGCGTCAAGGCTATGAGCTCGTTCAACGTCAACTCGGCGAGGGAGCGCCCGGCGCGCTGCAGATCATCACCCCCGCCGATCAGGCCGACAGCACCGCCGAGGCGGCAGCGGGGGCGGGGATCGCGATGGTGACGCCCGGCCAGTCCGCCGTCGACGGTTCCGGGTGGGTCATGATGCAGGCCCTACCGGCTATGGATCCCTCCGACGAACGCATGAGCGCGGTGCTCGACGGGTTGCGTGACCGGTTGCCCGACCAGGCCATGGTCGGTGGCGCGCCTGCGGAGAACCTGGATCTGCAGCAGGCGCTGAACGACTACCTGCCGATTGTCATCTCGGTGATTCTGGTCCTGGGCTTCGTGTTGCTGCTGGTCGCGTTGCAAGCTCCGCTGATTGCAGCGCTGGGAACACTGGTCAGCCTCGGCTCCACCGCCGCAGCGTTCGGTGTGGCGAAGCTGATCTTCCAGGACGGACACGGTGCGGGGCTGCTCGGCTTCACTCCCCAAGGGTTCCTCGACGGCTGGGGACCGGTGTTCTTCTTTGCCATGATCTTCGCCATCGCGATGGACTACACCGTGTTCCTGCTGGCCAGTGCCAAAGAACAGTTCGAACACACCGGCGACGCCCGGACCGCGGCAGTGGAAGGACTGGCCCATTCCGGACGCGTGATCTTCGCCGCGGCGGCGGTCATGGTCGCGGTGTTCTTCACATTCGCCCTCGCCGAACCGCTGCCTCCGAAGGAAATGGGCATCATCCTCGGTGTCGCCGTGCTGCTCGATGCCCTGGTTGTGCGGCTGGTCCTGCTGCCGGTCATCCTGCGGCTCACCGGCCGTGCTGCCTGGTGGTCACCTGCCTGGTTGGGTCGAGTCCTTCCGCGGATCAGTTTCGCCCACCACTGA
- the lspA gene encoding signal peptidase II translates to MTAAATSAPTVSRWGRRLRWATGAAVLAGLDLALKAWAQSALDGSPIEAGPLDLRLAFNPGAAFSIAADAPSWVMLSITTVITTAVAVAGWVLAPRANLLTRIALAAILGGAAANVIDRVPDGLVTDYLHTGWWPTFNLADTFIVLGAVVLVITTLIGNTDEREQLSSAHHANDRN, encoded by the coding sequence GTGACCGCCGCCGCGACGTCGGCCCCCACCGTGTCACGGTGGGGTCGGCGACTGCGGTGGGCCACTGGCGCTGCCGTACTCGCCGGCCTCGACCTGGCACTCAAGGCGTGGGCGCAATCCGCGCTGGACGGTTCGCCGATCGAGGCGGGGCCGTTGGATCTGCGGTTGGCGTTCAACCCCGGGGCCGCGTTCTCGATCGCCGCCGACGCGCCGAGTTGGGTGATGTTGTCCATCACGACGGTGATCACCACTGCGGTCGCGGTGGCCGGATGGGTCCTCGCGCCGCGCGCGAACCTGCTCACCCGGATTGCGCTCGCCGCGATTCTGGGCGGTGCCGCCGCCAACGTTATCGACCGTGTGCCGGATGGTTTGGTCACCGACTACCTGCACACCGGTTGGTGGCCCACCTTCAACCTCGCCGACACTTTCATCGTGCTCGGAGCGGTCGTCCTCGTCATCACGACCCTGATCGGAAACACCGATGAGCGAGAGCAACTCTCATCTGCTCACCACGCCAACGACCGGAACTGA